The following are encoded in a window of Physeter macrocephalus isolate SW-GA chromosome 9, ASM283717v5, whole genome shotgun sequence genomic DNA:
- the SPATA31G1 gene encoding spermatogenesis-associated protein 31G1 yields the protein MEWLPEGLLGAEGNTGLLWGQLTHALACRHCGSNCLLSPGNLVILFLFVVWQIQRWWQLGRRRQLQPWYSGDKMQGKGLPLLYRVAFLDRLWKQKSGEEEEEEEEEEVSLDPLKPCSLPKEAPIGEQATTAPSQPSCDSEGLHKATGTLEQVLTQTPNPSRSFPTFQILTNLPVRHKTESGSHLQQRKSQLFWGLPSLHSESLEAIFLSSGGLSPLKLSVSPSVFFNKFAFLPRTPVLLLPQYCSPTPLPTHEVHTTEDLEGIASDPQQLSSPSSPPVPSLPLHLKSFPMDHKRVLSGTEANTQWLTQQREVPWVSEDQALHPQPNLQRTRSSKLFHSSEVWWKVPWDPGLQQHIPDSLCASLAENPASLPGALTRSEAPWRTMGQNEDPKTPEPAAPAPSLTPASLPECQGVSPIGGLSGPEALWETTRQRENPQISESPTSVPCQSVAPVTEPQGTSTLEVPPVYETQWGTTGHKESTQAFQPPTPAPCPPPHPLPELQGGSPLGNPSGYEPQWRCRENSTNLWAFEPPALDVDPGLHGTMPACVPSGSETPWKGTQSRENLWVSADPVSSPSLPSASLLESLGTCAQAVLSESKALWEAMRQTDNLWTSESPGPGHSPSLAPILEPHRINPVGGLTGSETAWKDTDHSRNSWAFESPSLAFSPPAVLVLDSLRASPTGVLFDSEATCGDIERRKNSWASELPACSLPQDPRGANPLGVQSDSEPTGGDMEQKETCCVPVSPLWGPSPCPNSMSKSHTSEPIGDQCNCKPEGETVEQRENCWTIELPAPTPRSLSAPLPDPHIDLEFVWRNVQQRGIPQDSSLPAVDTLQPIPWPPTQAEALKIKSNQPGLPKEELFPGAKAETPSSQGEAIPKVPTHSEIQAWHWSKELELRLKKLKQSPASRSLGPSQSFGSSPALSSTTQATRRLSSCPPQQIHPLSLCPNSSSCHPPKPQSTVTQPVQVPHCYHSHSSIQPQLWKSGRAEQGSQKEQRMNAKMVSQISSQGSCVHCPGLEEPSYPEVPASGKRQDKASALSSAKMRESPRKPKEGDHGEGDAKLGSITTGKSHLAQAKVAEVPVSRLSQRSQHRDQSSRHTALSPQPHSKASGSQDQRGARLGTGDILAPWHCKHCPWAQKCLSSPTPQAPLTRGLQRMLAKFLGTHGPLPTKSSQQRKGW from the exons ATGGAATGGCTGCCAGAGGGCCTGCTTGGGGCTGAGGGGAACACAGGGCTTCTCTGGGGCCAGTTGACCCATGCCCTGGCCTGCAGACACTGTGGCAGCAACTGCCTTCTGAGTCCAGGGAACCTGGTAATACTATTCTTGTTCGTGGTTTGGCAGATCCAGAGGTGGTGGCAGCTTGGGAGACGGCGACAGCTTCAGCCCTGGTACTCTGGGGACAAGATGCAAGGCAAG GGCCTACCACTTCTGTACCGCGTGGCTTTCCTTGATCGCCTGTGGAAGCAGAAGtcaggggaggaagaagaggaggaggaggaagaggaggtatCTCTGGATCCACTGAAGCCATGTTCTCTTCCCAAAGAAGCTCCTATTGGAGAACAAGCCACCACAGCCCCATCCCAGCCATCCTGTGATTCTGAGGGCCTCCACAAGGCCACAGGGACACTAGAGCAAGTACTCACGCAGACCCCAAACCCTTCCAGATCCTTCCCCACCTTTCAGATCTTGACCAACCTGCCTGTGAGGCACAAGACAGAATCAGGGAGCCACCTACAGCAGAGAAAAAGCCAGCTCTTCTGGGGTCTTCCCTCTCTGCACAGTGAGTCTTTGGAGGCCATCTTCCTGAGCTCAGGTGGCCTCTCTCCCCTGAAGTTGTCTGTCAGTCCTTCTGTCTTCTTTAACAAGTTTGCCTTTCTGCCTAGAACCCCAGTATTGCTGCTTCCCCAGTATTGCTCCCCAACCCCACTTCCTACACATGAAGTCCATACTACAGAAGATCTGGAAGGAATAGCCTCTGACCCTCAGCAACTTTCCTCCCCATCTTCCCCTCCTGTCCCATCACTTCCCCTCCATCTTAAATCCTTTCCCATGGACCATAAGAGAGTCCTATCTGGCACTGAGGCAAATACACAGTGGCTTACACAGCAGAGAGAGGTCCCTTGGGTCTCTGAGGATCAAGCCCTGCACCCACAGCCTAACCTCCAAAGAACCAGGTCCTCCAAACTCTTCCATTCATCTGAGGTCTGGTGGAAGGTGCCATGGGATCCTGGCCTCCAACAACACATTCCAGACTCACTCTGTGCCTCCCTAGCAgaaaatcccgctagccttccgGGAGCCCTAACTAGGTCTGAGGCCCCATGGAGGACcatggggcaaaatgaggacccCAAAACCCCTGAGCCAGCAGCGCCAGCTCCCAGCCTAACCCCAGCTTCTCTGCCAGAATGCCAGGGAGTCAGCCCTATAGGAGGCCTCTCTGGACCTGAGGCCCTCTGGGAAACCACAAGGCAAAGAGAGAATCCTCAGATCTCTGAGTCTCCGACCTCAGTCCCTTGCCAATCTGTAGCCCCCGTGACAGAGCCTCAAGGAACCAGTACCCTGGAAGTTCCACCTGTATATGAGACTCAGTGGGGAACCACAGGACATAAAGAGAGTACTCAAGCCTTTCAGCCCCCAAcgccagccccctgccctcccccacatCCCCTGCCAGAACTCCAGGGAGGCAGTCCCCTGGGAAATCCATCTGGATATGAGCCCCAGTGGAGATGCAGAGAAAATTCAACAAACCTTTGGGCCTTTGAGCCCCCAGCCTTGGACGTCGACCCAGGACTCCATGGAACCATGCCTGCATGTGTCCCATCAGGATCTGAGACTCCGTGGAAGGGCACGCAGAGTAGAGAAAATCTTTGGGTCTCTGCAGACCCAGTTTCATCTCCCAGCCTTCCCTCAGCCTCTCTGCTGGAGTCCCTGGGAACGTGTGCCCAGGCAGTCTTGTCTGAGTCCAAAGCTTTGTGGGAGGCCATGAGGCAGACAGACAACCTCTGGACCTCAGAATCTCCAGGCCCTGGCCACAGCCCATCTCTAGCTCCTATTCTAGAACCTCACAGAATCAATCCTGTGGGAGGGCTCACTGGGTCAGAAACTGCATGGAAGGACACTGATCATTCCCGGAATTCCTGGGCTTTTGAATCACCATCTCTGGCCTTCAGCCCACCCGCAGTTCTTGTACTGGATTCCCTCAGAGCTAGCCCTACGGGGGTCCTGTTTGATTCTGAAGCTACATGTGGGGACATAGAAAGGAGAAAGAACTCCTGGGCCTCTGAACTCCCGGCTTGCAGCTTACCCCAAGACCCACGTGGAGCCAACCCCTTGGGAGTCCAGTCTGACTCTGAGCCTACTGGGGGGGACATGGAGCAGAAAGAAACCTGTTGTGTTCCTGTGTCCCCATTGTGGGGTCCCAGCCCATGCCCAAACTCTATGTCAAAGTCTCACACAAGTGAGCCTATTGGAGACCAATGCAATTGTAAACCTGAGGGGGAAACAGTGGAGCAGAGAGAGAACTGCTGGACCATTGAACTCCCAGCCCCAACCCCCAGGTCACTCTCTGCTCCTCTACCAGATCCACACATTGACCTTGAGTTTGTGTGGAGGAATGTGCAACAAAGAGGGATCCCCCAGGACTCCAGCCTTCCAGCAGTGGATACCCTCCAGCCAATACCCTGGCCTCCCACCCAAGCTGAAGCTCTGAAGATTAAGTCCAACCAGCCTGGCCTACCCAAGGAAGAGCTGTTCCCAGGGGCTAAGGCAGAGACTCCATCCTCCCAGGGTGAGGCTATCCCAAAGGTGCCCACCCACTCTGAGATCCAGGCCTGGCACTGGAGTAAAGAGTTGGAACTCAGGCTGAAGAAACTAAAGCAGAGCCCTGCTTCCAGATCTCTTGGCCCAAGTCAATCATTTGGCAGCTCCCCTGCCCTGAGCTCCACAACTCAAGCCACCCGGAGACTCTCTTCTTGCCCACCACAGCAGATTCATCCCCTCAGTCTATGCCCCAACTCTTCAAGCTGTCATCCCCCCAAACCTCAGAGCACAGTAACTCAGCCTGTCCAGGTCCCCCATTGTTATCACTCCCACTCCTCTATCCAACCTCAGCTATGGAAGTCTGGAAGGGCAGAACAAGGGTCTCAGAAAGAGCAAAGAATGAATGCAAAGATGGTGTCCCAGATCTCATCCCAGGGGTCATGTGTTCACTGCCCAGGCCTGGAAGAGCCCTCATACCCTGAGGTTCCAGCCTCAGGCAAGAGACAGGACAAGGCTTCAGCCCTATCTTCAGCCAAAATGAGAGAGAGCCCCAGGAAACCCAAAGAAGGAGACCACGGAGAAGGGGATGCAAAATTGGGGTCAATAACAACAGGGAAAAGCCACCTAGCCCAGGCCAAAGTAGCAGAGGTCCCTGTAAGCAGACTTTCGCAAAGATCTCAGCACAGGGACCAGAGCTCTCGACACACTGCTCTCTCCCCGCAGCCTCACTCCAAGGCTTCAGGTTCCCAAGATCAGAGAGGGGCAAGGCTGGGAACTGGTGACATCCTGGCCCCTTGGCACTGTAAGCACTGCCCTTGGGCCCAGAAGTGTCTTTCTTCCCCCACACCTCAGGCTCCCCTTACCAGGGGTCTCCAAAGGATGTTAGCCAAATTTCTGGGTACCCATGGACCCCTGCCCACCAAATCCAGTCAGCAGAGAAAAGGCTGGTAG